From one Leishmania infantum JPCM5 genome chromosome 29 genomic stretch:
- a CDS encoding putative GTPase activator protein — MLPLCVTTKDGTDGSLDKSAAAPFPMFVHNSEFIRRVADEEMKMLDDFSSGGGMARTSVAAAASAVGAAWHTPSTPVTEMPSMSSQQPVSARRGSGAAIVSVRQVSSAAGNGACGPCTSDSGAALATASTLFSPPKGEKAVQPTPYPVTSVCSVQDWSSVPRLGFPTPSEPAVAHAEVASQPTRDEEERKREDKWYHLCRGVSLLASASPEVIVKLRAVARVRGIPHHLRGVMWLTLTGTALKVDENEYFCAKLLRCNGYVTGPNAGAIAADVQRTFPGHPYFSDKDVGAYKLTNVLHALCWRNPLLSYCQSFNFLAAFLLLVLDDEERTFWLLVHIFEELLPNDFYGETLLGANVEQAVLEHLVEKKLPRVAAKFREAGLQVKTLVANWIMSLFVNVFPIATALHVWDYLFCRTPNPGERTPAHLEITLATLKYLDDAGLLISDDAGELLITLRRQTACLYDAAALVRLAQSMAITPKQLHQLRRQCKPVVVEQMKAREQARAAQLERRVAQEPRCARENALSAANAS; from the coding sequence ATGCTGCCTTTGTGTGTCACGACGAAGGATGGAACGGATGGCAGTTTAGATaaaagcgctgcagcgccgttcCCCATGTTTGTGCACAACTCTGAGTTCATACGCCGCGTAGCCGACGAGGAAATGAAGATGCTTGATGActtcagcagcggtggcggcatggCACGCACCTCcgttgcagctgcagcatccGCGGTAGGCGCTGCATGGCATACACCTTCCACGCCAGTGACGGAGATGCCGTCGATGAGTTCGCAGCAGCCAGTGAGTGCTCgacgcggcagtggcgccgccatcgtctcCGTTCGACAGGTGAGCTCTGCTGCCGGCAACGGTGCTTGCGGGCCGTGCAcaagcgacagcggcgcggcactgGCCACGGCGTCGACGCTGTTCTCCCCGCCGAAAGGTGAGAAGGCAGTGCAGCCAACACCGTACCCGGTCACTTCAGTATGCAGTGTGCAGGACTGGTCCtcggtgccgcggcttggGTTCCCGACCCCGAGTGAGCCGGCTGTGGCGCACGCCGAAGTTGCTTCGCAGCCCACccgagacgaggaggagcgcaaaCGAGAGGATAAGTGGTACCATCTCTGCCGCGGTGTCTCGCTGCTGGCGAGCGCTTCGCCGGAAGTCATTGtgaagctgcgcgccgtaGCGCGGGTGCGCGGAATTCCGCACCACCTGCGCGGCGTCATGTGGCTCACCTTGACCGGCACGGCGCTGAAAGTGGACGAGAACGAGTACTTCTGCGCCAAGCTACTACGGTGCAACGGCTATGTGACGGGGCCGAATGCGggcgccatcgctgctgatgtacAGCGAACCTTCCCCGGTCACCCTTATTTCTCCGACAAGGATGTAGGAGCGTACAAACTGACCAACGTCCTGCACGCGTTGTGCTGGCGCAACCCGCTGCTAAGCTACTGCCAGTCCTTCAACTTCCTAGCCGCTTTCCTGCTTCTCGTgctggacgacgaggagcgcaCGTTTTGGTTGCTCGTGCATATATTTGAGGAGCTCCTGCCCAACGACTTTTATGGAGAAACGCTGCTGGGAGCCAATGTTGAGCAGGCTGTGCTGGAGCATCTTGTGGAGAAGAAGCTACCTCGCGTAGCCGCAAAGTTCCGCGAGGCGGGTCTGCAAGTGAAGACGCTCGTTGCGAACTGGATCATGTCCTTGTTTGTGAACGTGTTCCCGatcgcgacggcgctgcacgtgTGGGACTATCTCTTCTGCCGCACGCCAAACCCCGGCGAGCGCACCCCCGCCCACCTCGAAATCACACTTGCCACTTTGAAGTATCTCGACGACGCTGGCCTCCTCATCAGCGACGATGCCGGCGAACTTCTTATCACCCTGCGCCGGCAAACGGCTTGTCTctacgacgcggcggcgctggttcGCCTGGCCCAGTCGATGGCTATCACACCGAAGCAGTTGCACCAGCTGCGTCGGCAATGCAAGCCAGTAGTTGTGGAGCAGATGAAAGCACGAGAGCAAGCtcgtgcggcgcagctggagcgccgcgtcgcgcagGAACCGCGCTGTGCACGCGAGAACGCGCTGTCCGCTGCCAATGCTTCGTGA
- a CDS encoding metallo-peptidase, Clan MH, Family M18: MSYPATFREWLAKIISFDTTSRNSNLPMVEYVRDYLRSVGVASTFVYNPEKTHANLWATLPGENGAMQGGIVLSGHTDVVPVDGQKWDSDPFTMVEKDGKLFGRGACDMKGFLAVVLALTPQFLRMNRVKPVHYAFSFDEEVGCTGVPYLIEYLKAHGFLADACLIGEPTDMNVYVGSKGFTQWSVSVQGKAIHSSMALMNTSCNAIEYAAQIITKVREIAVDLRKNGRQDPEYACPFPCITTGLIKGGNAVNTVPAQCEFVVTARITDNETPDAIERRVRSYVNDHVLPAMREEYPDAEVKVTRPLSMPAFNGKEAASVTQKALMLRKATRTYKTGGSTEGGYFEDVWVSQR, encoded by the coding sequence ATGTCCTATCCGGCGACGTTCCGCGAGTGGCTGGCAAAGATCATCAGTTTCGACACGACGAGTCGCAACTCGAACTTGCCGATGGTGGAGTACGTGCGCGACTACCTGAGGTCCGTCGGCGTTGCGTCGACGTTCGTATACAACCCGGAGAAGACGCATGCCAACCTGTGGGCGACGCTTCCCGGCGAGAACGGCGCGATGCAGGGCGGCATCGTGCTTTCAGGCCACACGGACGTTGTGCCGGTGGATGGGCAGAAGTGGGACAGCGACCCGTTCACGATGGTGGAGAAGGACGGCAAGCTGTTTGGCCGCGGAGCCTGCGACATGAAGGGCTTCCTGGCCGTTGTGCTGGCGCTGACGCCACAGTTCCTGAGAATGAATCGTGTGAAGCCCGTGCACTACGCCTTCTCATTCGACGAGGAAGTGGGCTGCACCGGCGTGCCGTACTTGATCGAATATCTGAAGGCACATGGGTTCCTGGCGGACGCCTGCCTCATCGGTGAACCGACGGACATGAACGTTTACGTTGGCTCGAAGGGCTTTACTCAGTGGAGCGTATCTGTGCAGGGAAAGGCGATTCACTCGTCGATGGCGCTCATGAACACAAGCTGCAACGCGATCGAGTATGCTGCGCAAATCATCACAAAGGTGCGCGAGATCGCGGTGGACCTGCGCAAGAACGGCCGCCAGGACCCTGAATACGCATGTCCGTTTCCCTGTATCACGACTGGGTTGATCAAGGGCGGCAATGCTGTGAACACGGTCCCTGCGCAGTGCGAATTTGTGGTCACTGCGCGCATTACAGACAACGAGACACCGGACGCCATCGagcggcgtgtgcgttcGTACGTGAACGATCACGTGCTGCCTGCAATGCGTGAGGAGTACCCCGATGCTGAGGTAAAGGTGACGCGTCCCTTGAGCATGCCTGCCTTTAACGGCAAAGAAGCTGCTTCTGTGACGCAGAAAGCCTTGATGCTCCGGAAGGCTACAAGGACGTACAAGACGGGTGGTAGCACGGAGGGCGGCTACTTTGAGGACGTCTGGGTGTCTCAACGGTGA